The following proteins are co-located in the Pseudomonas fluorescens genome:
- a CDS encoding CAP domain-containing protein: MRVLSLMMGLTTLAASLAFCASAMANEESQLVQQINEYRSQVQRCGNQGSQELPPLASDTRLVLPATNVGDLQQALARAAYPMVNVQAISLSGPKNADAAMKAVRESFCRVVLDPQFVDIGVSNSGQDWRIVLARPLLSSGLGDWQTEGKQILNLVNAAREQPRQCGTQAFTATTPLSWNDALANAANSHTRNMANGNFFDHLDHDGRTPGDRAELSGYIAKNIGENIAAGLDTPRKVVDGWLASPGHCANLMNPQFRELGAAYAMDPKSDAGIYWTAVFGTQ; encoded by the coding sequence ATGCGCGTGCTGTCATTGATGATGGGTCTTACGACGCTGGCCGCCAGTCTGGCGTTCTGCGCCAGCGCGATGGCGAATGAAGAAAGTCAGTTAGTGCAACAGATCAACGAATACCGCAGCCAGGTACAGCGCTGTGGTAACCAGGGTTCCCAGGAACTGCCACCGTTGGCCAGCGACACGCGACTGGTGCTGCCGGCGACCAATGTCGGCGACTTGCAGCAAGCGCTGGCGCGGGCTGCGTACCCGATGGTGAATGTGCAAGCCATCAGCCTCTCCGGCCCCAAAAACGCCGACGCGGCCATGAAAGCGGTGCGCGAAAGTTTCTGTCGCGTGGTGCTCGACCCGCAATTTGTCGACATCGGCGTGAGTAACAGCGGCCAGGATTGGCGCATCGTGCTGGCCCGCCCGCTGCTGTCCAGCGGACTCGGGGATTGGCAGACCGAAGGCAAGCAAATCCTCAACCTGGTCAACGCCGCCCGGGAACAACCACGCCAGTGCGGCACCCAGGCATTTACCGCGACCACACCGCTGTCGTGGAACGACGCGCTGGCCAATGCCGCCAACAGCCACACACGCAATATGGCCAACGGCAATTTCTTCGACCACTTGGACCATGACGGCCGCACACCCGGCGACCGTGCGGAACTGTCCGGTTATATCGCGAAGAACATCGGCGAAAACATTGCCGCCGGCCTCGATACCCCACGCAAGGTCGTGGACGGCTGGCTGGCCAGCCCGGGCCATTGCGCCAACCTGATGAACCCGCAATTTCGCGAGTTGGGGGCAGCCTATGCCATGGACCCGAAGAGTGACGCGGGGATTTATTGGACCGCAGTGTTCGGCACGCAATAG
- a CDS encoding MFS transporter has translation MHTSSRGALVCLSLSMLLASLGTSIANVGLPALAHVFNASFHAVQWVVLAYLFAITAVIVNAGRLGDRLGRRRLLLSGLLLFAAACALCAVAPSLPWLIGARVLQGLGAAVMMAMTLAMVGETVSRERTGRVMGWLGTMSAVGTAMGPSVGGMLLSLWGWRALFLVGAPLGMLAAALAFLYLPADRQAPAATSGDGFWRPLKDPALRAGLAMSALVSAVIMSTFVVGPFYLSRGLGLDAAWMGLAMAVGPCVSALNGLPAGQLTDRLGSQRMTHAGLGVMGLGALLLAVASGLIAYLGSLILLTLGYSLFQAANNTAVMNDVEPARRGTVSGLLNLSRNLGLIFGAWALGAVFAWASPDVTHATAQTVANGLHVTFGVALALIVTASTFAWRRNSAENCPQNVR, from the coding sequence ATGCACACCTCTTCTCGCGGCGCTCTTGTCTGCCTGTCCCTGTCCATGTTGCTGGCCTCGCTGGGGACCAGCATCGCCAACGTCGGCTTACCGGCGCTGGCGCACGTCTTCAATGCATCCTTCCACGCGGTGCAGTGGGTGGTGCTCGCGTACCTGTTCGCAATCACCGCAGTTATCGTCAACGCCGGCCGCCTGGGGGATCGGCTCGGCCGCCGTCGGTTGTTGCTCAGCGGTTTGCTGCTGTTCGCCGCTGCGTGCGCGCTGTGCGCTGTCGCACCGTCATTGCCCTGGCTGATTGGCGCACGCGTCCTGCAAGGCTTGGGTGCAGCGGTGATGATGGCGATGACACTGGCGATGGTCGGCGAAACCGTCTCCCGAGAGCGCACCGGCCGCGTGATGGGCTGGCTGGGCACGATGTCGGCCGTCGGCACCGCCATGGGTCCCAGCGTCGGCGGGATGCTGCTCAGCCTGTGGGGCTGGCGTGCGCTGTTTCTGGTCGGGGCGCCGTTGGGCATGTTGGCCGCGGCCCTCGCCTTTCTTTATTTGCCGGCTGATCGGCAGGCCCCCGCGGCCACCTCGGGCGATGGGTTCTGGCGGCCATTGAAGGACCCGGCGTTGCGCGCAGGGTTGGCAATGAGTGCGTTGGTGTCGGCGGTGATCATGAGCACCTTCGTGGTCGGGCCGTTCTATCTATCCCGTGGTCTGGGGCTGGATGCTGCCTGGATGGGCCTGGCAATGGCCGTCGGGCCTTGTGTGTCGGCGCTCAATGGCCTACCGGCAGGCCAGCTTACCGACCGGCTGGGCAGCCAGCGCATGACCCACGCGGGCTTGGGCGTCATGGGGCTCGGCGCGCTGTTGCTGGCAGTGGCTTCGGGCTTGATCGCCTACCTTGGCTCACTGATTCTACTGACCCTGGGCTACAGCCTGTTCCAGGCCGCGAACAACACCGCAGTGATGAATGATGTCGAGCCCGCACGCCGTGGCACGGTCTCCGGCCTGTTGAACCTGTCACGCAACCTCGGGCTGATTTTCGGTGCCTGGGCGCTGGGCGCAGTCTTTGCCTGGGCCAGCCCCGACGTGACCCATGCGACCGCGCAAACCGTGGCTAATGGCCTGCACGTAACCTTCGGCGTGGCACTCGCGCTGATCGTCACTGCGAGCACCTTTGCCTGGCGCCGCAATAGCGCCGAGAACTGCCCGCAGAACGTCCGTTGA
- a CDS encoding LysR family transcriptional regulator, with amino-acid sequence MPDLNLLITLDVLLTEGSVALAAKRLRLSPSAMSRALARLRETTGDPLLVRAGRGLVPTPRALALREQVSRLVQDAQAVLRPAQSLDMRQVVRTFTLRSSEEFVENLGPALLARIAQEAPGVRLRFVNKTDKDNALLRDASVDLAIGVVDATASPEVLTQALFRDRLVGVVRSGHPLSHGAVSAERFAEGQHVYVSRRGLDRGEVDDALDAQGLKRHISTIVAGFATAIALARDTDLIASVPERYTANQRAGLYSFALPLALSTFTLSMLWHPRLDGDLAHRWLRGCLREVCGH; translated from the coding sequence ATGCCCGACCTGAACTTGCTGATTACCCTGGATGTGTTGCTCACCGAAGGCAGCGTCGCGCTGGCCGCCAAGCGCCTGCGCTTGAGCCCGTCGGCCATGAGCCGTGCGCTGGCACGGCTGCGTGAAACCACCGGCGACCCGTTGTTGGTGCGTGCCGGGCGTGGTCTCGTGCCGACCCCGCGTGCGCTGGCGCTGCGTGAACAGGTCAGCCGCTTGGTTCAAGACGCCCAGGCGGTGCTGCGGCCCGCGCAATCCCTGGACATGCGCCAGGTGGTGCGCACCTTCACGCTGCGCTCCAGCGAAGAATTTGTCGAAAATCTTGGCCCGGCGTTGCTGGCGCGCATCGCCCAGGAGGCGCCCGGCGTGCGGCTGCGCTTCGTCAACAAGACGGACAAGGACAATGCCTTGCTGCGCGATGCCAGCGTAGACCTGGCCATCGGCGTGGTCGACGCCACGGCCAGCCCCGAGGTGCTGACCCAGGCGTTGTTTCGCGATCGCCTGGTCGGCGTAGTGCGCAGCGGTCATCCGCTGAGCCATGGCGCGGTCAGCGCCGAGCGTTTTGCCGAGGGCCAGCATGTCTACGTGTCACGGCGCGGGTTGGACCGTGGCGAGGTCGACGACGCGCTCGACGCCCAAGGCCTCAAGCGCCACATCAGCACCATCGTCGCCGGGTTTGCCACGGCCATCGCCCTTGCACGCGACACCGACCTGATCGCCAGCGTGCCCGAGCGCTACACCGCCAATCAGCGCGCGGGTCTGTATAGTTTCGCGTTGCCGCTGGCACTATCGACATTTACCCTGTCCATGCTCTGGCATCCACGCCTGGATGGCGACCTCGCCCATCGCTGGCTGCGTGGTTGTTTGCGTGAGGTGTGCGGGCACTGA
- a CDS encoding GNAT family N-acetyltransferase, giving the protein MFSLTRYTAPCPESINSQILQMVVDNLTDISSVALAPSNLLYNIYQYAIGFEVHLYLEALDGSKGVAVELVVAMEEEQLIGFCLYLPVKDDPQACGIAFMAVQAGFRRQGVARAMMREVLARYPHAELACAVEKVPAFAAMGFQVRGARGTQVLMNTRDYGTDGLMAVLDVAAIYSSLEVRQIHTYLLQKHGKRAMVDAEKQRDRHLDQLTRKVQRFVSEHQA; this is encoded by the coding sequence ATGTTCAGCCTTACCCGCTATACCGCGCCGTGCCCCGAGTCGATCAACAGCCAGATCCTGCAGATGGTGGTGGACAACCTCACCGACATCAGCAGCGTTGCGCTGGCACCGAGTAACTTGCTCTACAACATCTATCAATACGCCATTGGTTTTGAGGTGCACCTGTACCTGGAGGCACTGGATGGGTCCAAAGGGGTTGCGGTTGAGTTAGTTGTGGCGATGGAGGAGGAGCAGCTGATCGGCTTTTGCCTGTACCTGCCCGTGAAGGATGATCCGCAGGCCTGCGGTATTGCCTTCATGGCCGTGCAGGCAGGTTTCCGGCGTCAGGGGGTGGCGCGCGCGATGATGCGCGAGGTATTGGCACGCTATCCCCATGCCGAGTTGGCGTGTGCCGTGGAAAAGGTGCCGGCCTTCGCCGCCATGGGCTTTCAGGTACGCGGCGCGCGGGGCACTCAGGTGTTGATGAACACACGCGATTACGGCACGGATGGCTTGATGGCGGTGCTGGACGTGGCAGCGATATACAGCTCGCTGGAGGTGCGGCAGATTCATACCTACCTGCTGCAAAAGCACGGCAAGCGTGCCATGGTCGACGCCGAGAAGCAGCGCGATCGGCATCTTGATCAGCTGACACGCAAGGTTCAGCGGTTTGTAAGTGAACACCAGGCCTGA